Below is a genomic region from Henckelia pumila isolate YLH828 chromosome 3, ASM3356847v2, whole genome shotgun sequence.
ACTTTTATCATCTTTTTGGACTCTACTGATTCTAGGGGCAGTTTCAACAAGATCGGGGAAAATCCTGATATGTTCAAGGGTTCtatcattttaattttctttcttCATTTATCATTTTCAACTATATTTCTTAATCTAAATCTTTTTGGAAGGGTTCTTACTCCTTATATTATTCTATCCCATGGATTTGGTATTAAAACGTAATGTGGTCACAACAACTGGTAAATCGAGGTCCATTTGCAAATTAATACAGCCattaacttcaagaaagcaTGTAAAACCAAAGGAACTGAACCTGGCAAAAGCTCCTCAATGTATTCGCCGACTTATATATTTCATGCTCCATGGAGAAACCCAGTGGAAAGTTAATCCATCCTCTTGAACAAGTCCAATCCATTACATCATGCTTTGCAACTTGTACAGCGTTGCTAATGGTGTTGATTAAAACACCCTGCAATGGATCAAGCCTATCGTAGCAGGTGTCACACACCCTCTGCGGATTCCTCTCTCTAAACTTAGCGGGTAATAAGCACCTGCCTTTTGAGCACACTCTACAAAAGATACCTCCACAAAAGCGACAATGGTGTCTTCCTCTAGTCAAAGCTGTAAATGGAGCATTGCACTGCATACAAGCTGTCATGGAACTGTCTGGAAGCCATTCAGGTGGTTCAGCTTCTAAAATTTCTTTGTAAGCATTATAATCAAAAGCATTCTGTTCGAGAAGTGGGGGAGCACTTGGTATGTAAACTGAAGAGTGCAAGAATGTCTCTCCATTCTTTGAAGATCCAAGAAACGAAACATTTGAACTGCTGCTGAGATTAGAATGATCTTTATTACTCCCTGTCAGGATAGCAAACATCCCACTTATTACATTCCTCAGGTTCACCTCAGGGGGGCCACTGTGACGCACAAGAGTGTATCTATCCTCACCAGAGTCATACCCTTCATCCATAAAATCTTCAGAACCAAGTGGCAACGGATATGATACTTTTTTACTCAAAGCCTCCATGTTTGGCCCTTCAGGTGCAGCAGACCAAGATTCATCGTCGAAGTCATCTACAAACGTGAACTTTCTATTTTCCCTTTCCACGTCTGAAATAGAAGAGTACATGACTTTCCCATCCGACACTGCCATAAATTACGAACCAGCCAATAAACAATGATGATGCcctaaagaaaaaggaaataacAAAATAAGCAATCACATCAAGATTTCTTGCATATCATCTAAATAGCCAAAAACAAAAGAGTCCCGCAAAACTAGTACTTCTAATAATATTAAACATGGAAACTAGCGTGAGAAAGCAAGTTGAGCATTGTGAATGCATATCTACAGAAACAAAAATGCTACCAAGGCAAAAGTAACAATTCTAAGCAAATGGCTCATGAAACCAAGAATCTGATATGACACATAATCAAAGCAACTGCAATCAAAGAGCTAAACTAATTATGACAGCATAGCGTGAAGTGTCATGaaacattttttatttcaaagaaaaagaaacaatTGCAGCTGCTTAATCGAGTCGGCAAACTAAATATGACATGAGCATAAATAAGCACACAAGCAGCTgggaaaattaaaatcaaacattATGCTCACCCTTACAAGAcgaccaaaatttaaaattttaaataaaataagaaggcAGCGAGGAAGAAAGAGTTAGTTGCCCATAACAATCGCTGGCAATACAGTGTTTACGTAATCGATCAATTGTATTTAGGGTTACGGagaacaaaataaaattcaattcaaaAGGCAAAAACCTGAAATTAATTCAGATGAAACCCGGGGATTGGATGAAGATTAAAAGATGAATCTATAAACCATTGAAGAGGAAATCGCGTAATTGTTTGTGTCGAATTTTCGTGTAATTTGAGGGAAGAAATATGGATTTTCTCTCCGGCTGAAACGACACGTTTATTGCTGGACTCCAAGGATAAAGTATAAACCTTAattttcatcttcttcttctcctttcttaagtttttttttttaataaaaaaattctatttaagattgcaaaatttttaa
It encodes:
- the LOC140890591 gene encoding uncharacterized protein isoform X2; amino-acid sequence: MYSSISDVERENRKFTFVDDFDDESWSAAPEGPNMEALSKKVSYPLPLGSEDFMDEGYDSGEDRYTLVRHSGPPEVNLRNVISGMFAILTGSNKDHSNLSSSSNVSFLGSSKNGETFLHSSVYIPSAPPLLEQNAFDYNAYKEILEAEPPEWLPDSSMTACMQCNAPFTALTRGRHHCRFCGGIFCRVCSKGRCLLPAKFRERNPQRVCDTCYDRLDPLQGVLINTISNAVQVAKHDVMDWTCSRGWINFPLGFSMEHEIYKSANTLRSFCQAARLNPEKSIPAAVLRGARGLAILTVAKAGVLLAYKFGTGLVVARRSDGSWSAPSAVLSVGVGWGAQVGGELMDFIIVLRDHDAVKTFCSRMHFSLGAGCSAAAGPIGRVIEADLRAGDKGSGMCYTYSCSKGAFVGVSLEGNIVATKMDTNLRFYGDPYLTTADILLGTVDRPKAAEPLYASLSDLYSKLQC
- the LOC140890591 gene encoding uncharacterized protein isoform X1; translation: MAVSDGKVMYSSISDVERENRKFTFVDDFDDESWSAAPEGPNMEALSKKVSYPLPLGSEDFMDEGYDSGEDRYTLVRHSGPPEVNLRNVISGMFAILTGSNKDHSNLSSSSNVSFLGSSKNGETFLHSSVYIPSAPPLLEQNAFDYNAYKEILEAEPPEWLPDSSMTACMQCNAPFTALTRGRHHCRFCGGIFCRVCSKGRCLLPAKFRERNPQRVCDTCYDRLDPLQGVLINTISNAVQVAKHDVMDWTCSRGWINFPLGFSMEHEIYKSANTLRSFCQAARLNPEKSIPAAVLRGARGLAILTVAKAGVLLAYKFGTGLVVARRSDGSWSAPSAVLSVGVGWGAQVGGELMDFIIVLRDHDAVKTFCSRMHFSLGAGCSAAAGPIGRVIEADLRAGDKGSGMCYTYSCSKGAFVGVSLEGNIVATKMDTNLRFYGDPYLTTADILLGTVDRPKAAEPLYASLSDLYSKLQC